The following are encoded together in the Mesoterricola sediminis genome:
- the trhA gene encoding PAQR family membrane homeostasis protein TrhA — protein sequence MEPHPESNGRAAELANSLTHGIGAALGVAALVLMVVFASLRGTARHIVGAAIFGSALVLLYTMSTLYHAFRGPRVKRVFKILDHNAIFVLIAGTYTPFCLASLRGGWGWSIFGVIWGLAVLGITFKSIFISRLGWLSTAVYLGMGWLVIIAARPLAASLSPGGLAWLLGGGVFYSAGVAFYAWKSLKYHHAVWHLFVLGGSLCHVVAVLFFVIPRPA from the coding sequence ATGGAACCCCACCCCGAGAGCAATGGGCGCGCGGCGGAACTCGCCAACAGCCTCACCCACGGCATCGGCGCCGCCCTGGGCGTCGCCGCCCTCGTCCTGATGGTCGTTTTCGCGAGCCTGCGCGGCACCGCCCGGCACATCGTGGGGGCCGCCATCTTCGGGTCGGCCCTCGTCCTGCTCTACACCATGAGCACCCTCTACCACGCTTTCCGGGGCCCCCGGGTGAAGCGGGTCTTCAAGATCCTGGACCACAACGCGATCTTCGTGCTGATCGCCGGCACCTACACCCCCTTCTGCCTGGCGTCCCTGCGCGGCGGCTGGGGCTGGAGCATCTTCGGGGTCATCTGGGGCCTCGCCGTCCTGGGCATCACCTTCAAGAGCATCTTCATCAGCCGCCTGGGGTGGCTCTCCACCGCCGTCTACCTGGGCATGGGCTGGCTCGTGATCATCGCCGCGCGGCCCCTGGCCGCGTCCCTGTCGCCGGGCGGACTCGCCTGGCTCCTGGGCGGCGGCGTCTTCTACAGCGCGGGCGTCGCCTTCTACGCCTGGAAGTCCCTCAAGTACCACCACGCCGTCTGGCACCTGTTCGTGCTGGGCGGCAGCCTCTGCCACGTCGTGGCGGTGCTCTTCTTCGTCATCCCGAGGCCCGCGTGA
- a CDS encoding TlpA family protein disulfide reductase, translating to MRLAALLPLASCLLLAQAPREADRLAQEGHWLPEKWAAHAALLGKPAPKLDLSGWINGEVPPAALKGKVVIVDFWATWCGPCLRSIPHNNEMAAKYKDRGVVLVAACGSGRGEEKMPDVVKDRGIRYPTAHPTAETTRAWGVAYWPTYAVIDRTGTLRALGVQPEYVERIVDAVLAEDAPVR from the coding sequence ATGCGCCTTGCCGCCCTCCTGCCCCTCGCGTCCTGCCTCCTGCTCGCCCAGGCCCCCCGGGAGGCCGATCGCCTCGCCCAGGAGGGGCATTGGCTCCCGGAGAAGTGGGCCGCCCACGCGGCCCTCCTCGGCAAGCCCGCCCCGAAGCTGGACCTGTCGGGCTGGATCAACGGGGAGGTCCCGCCGGCCGCCCTGAAGGGCAAGGTGGTCATCGTGGACTTCTGGGCCACCTGGTGCGGCCCCTGCCTGCGCTCCATCCCCCACAACAACGAGATGGCCGCCAAGTACAAGGACCGCGGCGTGGTGCTGGTCGCGGCGTGCGGCAGCGGCCGCGGCGAGGAGAAGATGCCGGACGTCGTGAAGGACCGCGGGATCCGCTACCCCACGGCCCACCCCACCGCCGAGACGACCCGTGCCTGGGGCGTGGCCTACTGGCCCACCTACGCCGTCATCGACCGCACGGGCACCCTCCGGGCCCTGGGGGTCCAGCCCGAGTACGTCGAGCGGATCGTCGACGCCGTCCTCGCCGAGGACGCGCCGGTCCGTTGA
- a CDS encoding 30S ribosomal protein S1 yields MSQLSTLIKGKGSKQLGRITVLDASLLEDETPESQEFLDALQGETRALREEEVVRGVVVEIRGKDVIIDIGYKGSGTVNLDEFNNPDGTVGVAVGDVVEVLLEHLEDQNGNVRLSRERAEKMKIWDEVEKAFRANLTVHGVVLEKVKGGLAVDIGIRAFLPGSQVDTKPVRNLDPYLGKSFDMKVIKVNRRRGNIVLSRKLFLETINANLKEETLAGLEEGKLVEGTVKNITEYGAFVDLGGVDGLLHITDMSWGRLNHPSEMFQVGDKVEVAILKYDKDTERVSLGYKQKFADPWLTVEDRYPVNATVKGKVVSITDYGAFVELEPGVEGLVHVSEMSWTKKVKSAKGMVNLGDMVEAQILQVDPESRRISLGMKQITPNPWMEVAEKYQIGQVVNGTVRNITEFGAFVELEEGIDGLIHVSDFSWTKKIKHPGEVVKKGDTVTAKVLSLDPLNQRMSLGVKQMEPNVWEIFFEGHHVGDTITGRIARLTDFGAFVDLGEGIEGLVHVSELSRKRVEEITKEFAPGQELTMKIVKLDPTEHRIGLSVKQYEMDQERGDLEAAKSSLQPFKKATLADAFKNVERED; encoded by the coding sequence ATGTCCCAACTTTCAACACTCATCAAGGGCAAAGGCTCCAAGCAGCTGGGCCGGATCACGGTGCTCGACGCGTCGCTGCTGGAGGACGAGACCCCTGAGTCCCAGGAGTTTCTCGATGCCCTTCAGGGTGAGACCCGGGCGCTCCGCGAGGAGGAGGTCGTCCGCGGCGTGGTCGTCGAGATCCGCGGCAAGGACGTCATCATCGACATCGGGTACAAGGGCTCGGGCACGGTGAACCTGGACGAGTTCAACAACCCCGACGGCACCGTCGGCGTGGCCGTCGGCGACGTGGTCGAAGTGCTCCTCGAGCACCTCGAGGACCAGAACGGCAACGTCCGCCTGAGCCGCGAGCGCGCCGAGAAGATGAAGATCTGGGACGAGGTGGAGAAGGCCTTCCGCGCCAACCTCACCGTCCACGGCGTCGTGCTGGAGAAGGTGAAGGGCGGCCTGGCCGTCGACATCGGCATCCGCGCGTTCCTGCCCGGCAGCCAGGTCGACACGAAGCCCGTGCGCAACCTGGATCCGTACCTCGGCAAGTCCTTCGACATGAAGGTCATCAAGGTGAACCGCCGCCGGGGCAACATCGTCCTGAGCCGCAAGCTCTTCCTCGAGACCATCAACGCGAACCTGAAGGAAGAGACGCTGGCCGGCCTCGAGGAAGGCAAGCTGGTCGAGGGCACCGTCAAGAACATCACCGAGTACGGCGCCTTCGTCGACCTCGGCGGCGTGGACGGCCTGCTGCACATCACCGACATGTCCTGGGGCCGCCTGAACCACCCCAGCGAGATGTTCCAGGTGGGCGACAAGGTCGAGGTGGCCATCCTCAAGTACGACAAGGACACCGAGCGCGTGTCCCTGGGCTACAAGCAGAAGTTCGCCGATCCCTGGCTCACCGTCGAGGACCGCTACCCGGTCAACGCCACGGTCAAGGGCAAGGTCGTCTCGATCACCGACTACGGCGCCTTCGTGGAGCTGGAGCCCGGCGTCGAGGGCCTGGTGCACGTCTCCGAGATGAGCTGGACCAAGAAGGTCAAGTCCGCCAAGGGCATGGTCAACCTCGGCGACATGGTCGAGGCCCAGATCCTGCAGGTGGATCCCGAGAGCCGCCGCATCAGCCTCGGCATGAAGCAGATCACCCCCAACCCCTGGATGGAGGTCGCCGAGAAGTACCAGATCGGCCAGGTGGTGAACGGCACCGTCCGCAACATCACCGAGTTCGGCGCCTTCGTCGAGCTGGAGGAGGGCATCGACGGCCTGATCCACGTCTCCGACTTCAGCTGGACCAAGAAGATCAAGCACCCCGGCGAAGTGGTCAAGAAGGGCGACACCGTCACCGCCAAGGTCCTCAGCCTGGATCCCCTGAACCAGCGCATGAGCCTGGGCGTCAAGCAGATGGAACCCAACGTCTGGGAGATCTTCTTCGAAGGCCACCACGTGGGCGACACCATCACCGGCCGCATCGCGCGCCTGACCGACTTCGGCGCCTTCGTCGACCTCGGCGAGGGGATCGAGGGCCTGGTGCACGTCTCCGAGCTCAGCCGCAAGCGGGTCGAGGAGATCACCAAGGAGTTCGCCCCCGGCCAGGAGCTCACGATGAAGATCGTGAAGCTGGATCCCACCGAGCACCGCATCGGCCTCTCGGTCAAGCAGTACGAGATGGACCAGGAGCGCGGCGACCTCGAGGCCGCCAAGAGCAGCCTGCAGCCCTTCAAGAAGGCCACCCTGGCTGACGCGTTCAAGAACGTGGAGCGCGAGGACTAG
- the dacB gene encoding D-alanyl-D-alanine carboxypeptidase/D-alanyl-D-alanine endopeptidase gives MRMLILCLAAVAGFAQGPALPERLRDLAASPRFARVHLGVHVRDLDTGRTVFAWNADKGFVPGSCAKLFTCASALCGLGPEATFRTSVAAAGPLGADGTLAGDLLLVGRGDPMLLARRNDGPWRPDPLEALADQLVRAGLRRVRGDVVGDGRWFRTRPWGSGWEIQDRAFAYGADVSALTVHDNMVDLRIYPGPAPGRPCFLFPQPGLGLLPLANRTATGPGPAIDLAWEGDTLVVTGALPPGAPPLTLAVPVRNPEAFAARLLRRSLERRGVQVDGTARAVRDSDPTPGRELAGLDSRPLKDLVRATLKASNNLYAQLLLLQQGRSEAAGLAAERTFLEAAGIREGVILEEGSGLSRKNLVAPEALTALLATLDKRPEGPAFRAALPLAGVDGTLQARMGGSAAVGRVAAKTGTLRFTHGLAGYAEGPGGTRLAFALLLNGDPAPDAREVLDRFVLLMAETAP, from the coding sequence ATGCGGATGCTGATCCTCTGCCTCGCCGCGGTCGCGGGCTTCGCCCAGGGGCCCGCCCTCCCGGAGCGCCTCCGGGACCTGGCGGCGTCGCCCCGCTTCGCCCGGGTCCACCTGGGCGTGCACGTGCGGGACCTGGACACGGGGCGGACCGTCTTCGCCTGGAACGCGGACAAGGGCTTCGTCCCCGGCAGCTGCGCCAAGCTCTTCACCTGCGCCTCGGCCCTCTGCGGCCTGGGGCCGGAGGCCACCTTCCGCACCTCGGTGGCCGCGGCCGGGCCCCTGGGCGCCGACGGCACCCTGGCCGGCGATCTCCTGCTGGTGGGCCGGGGGGACCCCATGCTCCTGGCGCGCCGGAACGACGGTCCCTGGCGGCCGGATCCCCTGGAGGCCCTGGCGGACCAGCTCGTCCGGGCCGGGCTCCGGCGGGTCCGGGGCGACGTGGTGGGCGACGGCCGCTGGTTCAGGACCCGCCCCTGGGGCTCGGGCTGGGAGATCCAGGACCGGGCCTTCGCCTACGGCGCGGACGTGTCGGCCCTCACCGTCCACGACAACATGGTCGACCTCCGCATCTACCCGGGCCCCGCCCCGGGGCGGCCCTGCTTCCTCTTCCCCCAGCCCGGCCTGGGCCTCCTGCCCCTGGCGAACCGGACCGCCACCGGCCCCGGTCCCGCCATCGACCTGGCCTGGGAGGGGGACACCCTCGTGGTGACGGGCGCCCTGCCCCCCGGCGCCCCGCCCCTCACCCTGGCGGTGCCCGTGCGGAACCCCGAGGCCTTCGCGGCCCGCCTCCTCCGGCGTTCCCTGGAACGGCGGGGGGTCCAGGTGGACGGGACCGCCCGGGCCGTCCGGGACTCCGATCCCACGCCGGGCCGGGAGTTGGCCGGCCTGGACTCCCGCCCCCTCAAGGATCTCGTGCGGGCCACCCTCAAGGCCTCCAACAACCTGTACGCCCAACTCCTCCTCCTCCAGCAGGGGCGGTCGGAGGCGGCGGGCCTCGCGGCGGAGCGGACCTTCCTGGAGGCCGCCGGCATCCGGGAGGGGGTGATCCTGGAGGAGGGCAGCGGCCTGTCCCGCAAGAACCTGGTGGCGCCCGAGGCCCTCACGGCCCTCCTGGCCACCCTGGACAAGCGCCCGGAGGGCCCCGCCTTCCGGGCCGCCCTGCCCTTGGCCGGGGTGGACGGCACCCTCCAGGCCCGCATGGGCGGATCCGCGGCCGTAGGCCGGGTCGCCGCCAAGACCGGCACCCTCCGCTTCACCCATGGCCTGGCGGGCTACGCCGAGGGCCCCGGGGGCACCCGCCTGGCCTTCGCCCTCCTGCTCAACGGGGACCCGGCCCCCGATGCCCGGGAGGTCCTGGACCGCTTCGTCCTCCTGATGGCGGAGACGGCCCCCTGA
- the carB gene encoding carbamoyl-phosphate synthase large subunit, which produces MPRNPEITSVLVLGAGPIQIGQACEFDYSGTQALKALREEGVRTILLNSNPASIMTDPERADATYLEPLTLAVLEKVIEREKPAALLPTVGGQTALNLAMEAHRAGILQRHGVRLIGAQPEAIARGEDREQFKALMDDLGLETCRGGFAHSMEEARELARLTGFPAILRPSFTLGGSGGGIAYNVEEFEAIAQKGLDLSPIHQVLVEESILGWKEFELEVVRDLDDNVEIICGIENLDPMGIHTGDSITVAPILTLTDPEYQRMREAAKAVIRGVGVETGGSNIQFALDPDSGRIIVIEMNPRVSRSSALASKATGFPIAWVATKLALGYRLWELPNVITGRTKAAFEPVLDYVVVKVPRFTFEKFPETEPVLGIQMKSVGETMAIGRGFQEAFQKALRSLEEGYQGLAGGLEGRLDLSRLKEHLLTPGPQRVFWIYQALKAGHTVEELHRLTRITPWFLQEMEEIVVLEGRLRGFPLQRLPAELMEKAKRAGFTDAQIAAFCGAREADVAARLKGFGLVRAVKRIDTCSGEFQAETPYLYQTWEQVSEAPPTGRPKAIVLGSGPNRIGQGVEFDCCCVQAVEAIRAKGVEAILVNCNPETVSTDFDISDRLYFEPLAFEDVKAIVDREAAGGQLLGVFTQFGGQTPLKLAGRLQGAGVPLLGTDHKAIMDAEDRKLFGEVLRKLEIPAAPWGTAVSPAQALEVAGRLGYPVMVRPSFVLGGRAMAIVFDEAGLEKYMREASLVSDDRPVLIDRYLENAQELDVDLVCDGERAVVAGVMAHIEEAGVHSGDSYAVFPPLGVEEAVLEQVKAMSRALAFELGVRGLLNLQWALKDGVPYCLEANPRASRTVPFISKATGVNWAGVAARIGLGESLREQGVEDGKALAVAVKGVVFPFAKFPGVDPVLGPEMRSTGEVMGLGESFGEAYAKALQAANMSLPLSGTVFLSVSDPGKPMLPELVRRLVSLGFGLCATEGTARALEAAGYRVRRIHKVNEGRPHAVDLLKNGEIQWVINTPKGKNAFSDEDSIRRQALRLKIPCVTNMSAALAACEAVETLRGEVRVRKLQEL; this is translated from the coding sequence ATGCCTAGGAATCCCGAGATCACCTCCGTCCTCGTCCTCGGCGCGGGCCCCATCCAGATCGGCCAGGCCTGCGAGTTCGACTACTCCGGCACCCAGGCGCTGAAGGCGCTGCGGGAGGAGGGGGTCCGCACGATCCTCCTCAACTCGAACCCCGCGAGCATCATGACGGACCCGGAGCGGGCCGACGCCACCTACCTGGAGCCCCTGACCCTGGCGGTGCTGGAGAAGGTCATCGAGCGCGAGAAGCCCGCGGCCCTGCTGCCCACCGTGGGCGGCCAGACCGCCCTCAACCTGGCCATGGAGGCCCACCGCGCCGGCATCCTCCAGCGCCACGGGGTGCGGCTCATCGGCGCCCAGCCCGAGGCCATCGCCCGGGGCGAGGACCGCGAGCAGTTCAAGGCCCTCATGGACGACCTGGGCCTCGAGACCTGCAGGGGCGGGTTCGCCCACAGCATGGAGGAGGCCCGGGAGCTGGCCAGGCTCACCGGCTTCCCCGCCATCCTGCGCCCCAGCTTCACCCTGGGCGGCTCCGGCGGCGGCATCGCCTACAACGTGGAGGAGTTCGAGGCCATCGCCCAGAAGGGCCTGGACCTGAGCCCCATCCACCAGGTGCTCGTCGAGGAGAGCATCCTCGGCTGGAAGGAGTTCGAGCTCGAGGTCGTCCGCGACCTGGACGACAACGTGGAGATCATCTGCGGCATCGAGAACCTCGACCCCATGGGCATCCACACCGGCGACTCGATCACCGTCGCGCCCATCCTCACCCTCACCGACCCCGAGTACCAGCGCATGCGCGAGGCCGCCAAGGCCGTCATCCGGGGGGTCGGGGTGGAGACCGGCGGCAGCAACATCCAGTTCGCCCTCGACCCCGATTCGGGCCGGATCATCGTCATCGAGATGAACCCCCGCGTCTCCCGCTCCTCGGCCCTGGCCAGCAAGGCCACCGGCTTCCCCATCGCCTGGGTGGCCACCAAGCTGGCCCTGGGCTACCGGCTCTGGGAGCTGCCCAACGTCATCACCGGCCGCACCAAGGCCGCCTTCGAGCCGGTGCTGGACTACGTGGTCGTCAAGGTCCCCCGGTTCACCTTCGAGAAGTTCCCCGAGACGGAGCCGGTGCTCGGCATCCAGATGAAGAGCGTAGGCGAGACGATGGCCATCGGCCGCGGCTTCCAGGAGGCCTTCCAGAAGGCCCTCCGGAGCCTCGAGGAGGGCTACCAGGGGCTCGCCGGCGGCCTCGAGGGCCGCCTCGACCTCTCCCGCCTCAAGGAGCACCTCCTGACCCCCGGGCCCCAGCGGGTCTTCTGGATCTACCAGGCCCTGAAGGCCGGCCACACGGTGGAGGAGCTCCACCGCCTGACCCGCATCACCCCGTGGTTCCTCCAGGAGATGGAGGAGATCGTGGTCCTGGAGGGACGCCTCAGGGGCTTCCCCCTGCAGCGGCTCCCGGCCGAGCTCATGGAAAAGGCCAAGCGCGCCGGCTTCACGGACGCCCAGATCGCGGCCTTCTGCGGGGCCCGCGAGGCGGACGTCGCCGCGCGGCTGAAGGGCTTCGGCCTCGTCCGAGCCGTCAAGCGCATCGACACCTGCTCGGGCGAGTTCCAGGCGGAGACGCCCTACCTGTACCAGACCTGGGAGCAGGTCAGCGAGGCCCCGCCCACGGGCCGCCCCAAGGCCATCGTCCTCGGCAGCGGCCCCAACCGCATCGGCCAGGGCGTCGAGTTCGACTGCTGCTGCGTCCAGGCGGTGGAGGCCATCCGGGCCAAGGGCGTGGAAGCGATCCTCGTCAACTGCAACCCCGAGACCGTCAGCACGGACTTCGACATCTCCGACCGCCTCTACTTCGAGCCCCTGGCCTTCGAGGACGTCAAGGCCATCGTGGACCGGGAGGCCGCGGGCGGCCAGCTCCTGGGGGTCTTCACCCAGTTCGGGGGCCAGACCCCCCTCAAGCTCGCCGGACGCCTCCAGGGCGCCGGCGTCCCCCTCCTGGGCACGGACCACAAGGCCATCATGGACGCCGAGGACCGCAAGCTCTTCGGGGAGGTCCTGCGGAAGCTGGAGATCCCGGCCGCCCCCTGGGGCACGGCCGTGAGCCCCGCGCAGGCCCTGGAGGTGGCCGGGCGCCTGGGCTACCCCGTCATGGTGCGCCCCAGCTTCGTGCTGGGCGGCCGGGCCATGGCCATCGTCTTCGACGAGGCGGGCCTGGAGAAGTACATGCGCGAGGCCTCCCTGGTCAGCGACGACCGGCCCGTGCTCATCGACCGCTACCTGGAGAACGCCCAGGAGCTGGACGTGGACCTGGTCTGCGACGGCGAGCGCGCCGTGGTGGCCGGCGTCATGGCCCACATCGAGGAGGCCGGGGTCCATTCCGGCGACTCCTACGCCGTCTTCCCCCCGCTGGGGGTGGAGGAGGCCGTCCTGGAGCAGGTCAAGGCCATGAGCCGCGCCCTCGCCTTCGAGCTGGGCGTGCGCGGCCTCCTCAACCTCCAGTGGGCCCTCAAGGACGGCGTCCCCTACTGCCTGGAGGCCAACCCCCGCGCGAGCCGCACCGTGCCCTTCATCTCCAAGGCCACCGGGGTCAACTGGGCCGGCGTCGCCGCCCGCATCGGCCTGGGCGAGTCCCTTCGGGAGCAGGGCGTCGAGGATGGCAAGGCCCTGGCCGTCGCGGTGAAGGGCGTGGTCTTCCCCTTCGCCAAGTTCCCGGGCGTCGACCCGGTGCTGGGGCCGGAGATGCGCTCCACCGGCGAGGTCATGGGCCTGGGCGAGAGCTTCGGCGAGGCCTACGCCAAGGCCCTCCAGGCGGCGAACATGAGCCTGCCCCTCTCGGGCACGGTCTTCCTCAGCGTCAGCGACCCGGGCAAGCCCATGCTCCCCGAACTGGTCCGGCGCCTCGTCTCCCTCGGCTTCGGCCTCTGCGCCACCGAGGGCACCGCCCGGGCCCTGGAGGCCGCGGGCTACCGGGTGCGCCGCATCCACAAGGTGAACGAGGGCCGCCCCCACGCCGTGGACCTCCTCAAGAACGGCGAGATCCAGTGGGTGATCAACACCCCCAAGGGCAAGAACGCCTTCTCGGACGAGGACAGCATCCGCCGCCAGGCCCTGCGCCTCAAGATCCCCTGCGTCACCAACATGAGCGCCGCCCTCGCCGCCTGCGAGGCGGTGGAGACCCTGCGGGGCGAGGTGCGGGTGCGCAAGCTGCAGGAACTGTAG
- a CDS encoding ligand-binding sensor domain-containing protein translates to MAPSTLRPPLTWRRAALAWSRRLLLWGAAAVALAAPDPFQAARPLTRFSDSRAGLPADTVHALLLDRQGTLWAGTVDGPARHTERGWEPFPLPGGSRSSFVRTVLEDRSGALWFGTQDGGLWRWRAGAWTHFEGGRDLPSNRVNCLLETAGPGGAPEVWAGTSRGVAHFAEGRWLPPDPSQGGLSDMIWKLREVRERDGSTSLWAAGHTGMFALRSGVWQRVGKDLPALRRGASDILQVPTTGGPLEVWVACWGYGLARWDGAAWSLYPAPTHFPSPFPTSLALGDGPDGKPAVWAGTFDASLAWFGAGAWHTLNHGELGPTSGIYALKSLPGTRPDFILGTRGSGVGFLDLGGWRILDERCGLPSAEVNTFAETGEGFWIGTARGLVRWGKDGPRPERVRPDLANVFVSTLLATREAGRERLWTGTLRGLFVRENGQWRAETPLPVLRAMVHALVETPAPDGGTRLWAATGNGVACREHGQWRQVLPRPGEPEFTALSLAVSGGRPDDPAVWVGTGGRGLLRLQGDSLTLNVGGGSLPNPSLYGLVASTGPGGRTWLWAATPGGGIGRLETGAADPRWEMFTTTNTPGLPTPFISGLFKDREGRLYALTTRGIARITLGTRDGLPVPTQLETFTTGDGLPTNTLAANTGFQDRAGRIWVGTAKGAAVLDPSLERPSAPLQTPALTRILVDNRAWTGDGPLVFPHGVRRLVLEFRVSALHRLEDVRYRTWIRGLEGEAAPWQAEPRRELTGLPAGRYELQVTARNHAGQETEALRIPFRVLPAPWATPWAFGAYALAALGLGLAVVRWRTRWLTAHNEALRNEMRTLEGLIPVCSYCKKIRNDSGSWDEMEHFLARRSGASFSHGVCPECRDQVRSEFRKD, encoded by the coding sequence ATGGCGCCTTCCACCCTGCGCCCACCCCTGACCTGGCGGCGGGCGGCCCTGGCCTGGAGCAGGCGGCTCCTCCTATGGGGCGCGGCCGCCGTCGCCCTCGCGGCCCCGGATCCTTTCCAGGCCGCGCGCCCCCTCACGCGGTTCAGCGATTCCCGGGCGGGGCTCCCCGCCGACACCGTCCACGCCCTGCTCCTCGACCGCCAGGGCACCCTCTGGGCCGGCACCGTGGACGGGCCGGCCCGCCACACCGAGCGGGGCTGGGAACCCTTCCCCCTCCCGGGGGGCAGCCGCTCCTCCTTTGTCCGCACGGTCCTGGAGGACCGCAGCGGGGCCCTGTGGTTCGGCACCCAGGACGGGGGCCTCTGGCGGTGGCGGGCCGGGGCCTGGACCCACTTCGAGGGGGGGCGGGACCTGCCCTCCAACCGCGTCAACTGCCTGCTGGAGACCGCCGGACCCGGGGGCGCCCCGGAGGTGTGGGCCGGCACCAGCCGGGGCGTCGCCCATTTCGCGGAGGGGCGCTGGCTCCCCCCGGACCCCTCCCAGGGCGGCCTGTCCGACATGATCTGGAAGCTGCGGGAGGTCCGGGAACGGGACGGCAGCACAAGCCTCTGGGCGGCCGGCCACACCGGGATGTTCGCCCTCCGGTCTGGCGTCTGGCAGCGGGTGGGGAAGGACCTCCCGGCCCTGCGCCGGGGCGCCAGCGACATCCTCCAGGTGCCCACCACCGGGGGCCCGCTGGAGGTGTGGGTCGCCTGCTGGGGCTATGGCCTCGCCCGCTGGGACGGGGCGGCCTGGTCCCTGTACCCCGCCCCCACCCACTTCCCCAGCCCCTTCCCGACGAGCCTCGCCCTGGGCGACGGTCCCGACGGCAAGCCTGCCGTCTGGGCCGGCACCTTCGACGCCAGCCTCGCGTGGTTCGGCGCCGGGGCCTGGCACACCTTGAACCACGGGGAGCTGGGGCCCACGTCCGGCATCTACGCCCTGAAGAGCCTGCCCGGCACCCGGCCCGATTTCATCCTGGGCACCCGGGGTTCGGGCGTCGGCTTCCTGGACCTGGGCGGCTGGCGGATCCTGGACGAGCGGTGCGGCCTGCCCAGCGCCGAGGTGAACACCTTCGCCGAAACCGGGGAGGGGTTCTGGATCGGCACGGCCCGGGGCCTGGTCCGGTGGGGGAAGGACGGTCCCCGGCCCGAGCGCGTGCGCCCCGACCTGGCCAATGTCTTCGTGAGCACCCTCCTGGCCACCCGCGAGGCGGGGCGGGAGCGGCTCTGGACGGGCACCCTCCGGGGGCTCTTCGTGCGGGAGAACGGCCAATGGCGGGCCGAGACCCCCCTGCCCGTGCTCCGGGCCATGGTCCACGCCCTCGTGGAGACCCCGGCCCCGGACGGCGGCACCCGCCTCTGGGCCGCCACCGGGAACGGGGTGGCCTGCCGGGAGCACGGCCAATGGCGCCAGGTCCTGCCCCGGCCCGGAGAGCCGGAGTTCACCGCCCTGTCCCTGGCCGTGTCCGGCGGCCGGCCGGATGATCCCGCCGTCTGGGTGGGCACCGGGGGGCGGGGCCTCCTCCGCCTGCAGGGGGACAGCCTCACCCTGAACGTGGGCGGCGGCAGCCTGCCCAACCCCTCTCTCTACGGCCTGGTCGCGTCCACGGGTCCCGGCGGCCGCACCTGGCTGTGGGCCGCCACCCCGGGCGGCGGCATTGGCCGCCTGGAAACCGGGGCCGCCGACCCCCGCTGGGAGATGTTCACCACCACCAACACCCCCGGCCTGCCCACCCCCTTCATCTCCGGCCTGTTCAAGGACCGGGAGGGCCGGCTCTACGCCCTGACGACCCGGGGCATCGCCCGCATCACCCTGGGCACCCGGGACGGGCTCCCGGTGCCCACCCAGCTGGAGACCTTCACCACGGGGGACGGCCTGCCCACCAACACCCTGGCCGCCAACACGGGCTTCCAGGACCGGGCGGGCCGCATCTGGGTGGGCACCGCCAAGGGCGCCGCCGTGCTGGACCCGTCGTTGGAGCGGCCCTCCGCCCCCCTCCAGACCCCCGCCCTCACCCGGATCCTGGTGGACAACCGGGCCTGGACCGGCGACGGGCCGCTGGTCTTCCCCCACGGCGTGCGCCGCCTCGTGCTGGAATTCCGGGTCTCGGCCCTGCACCGGCTGGAGGACGTGCGGTACCGCACCTGGATCCGGGGCCTGGAAGGGGAGGCCGCCCCCTGGCAGGCCGAGCCCCGCCGGGAGTTGACCGGACTGCCAGCCGGACGATACGAACTCCAGGTCACCGCCCGGAACCACGCCGGCCAGGAGACCGAGGCCCTCCGCATCCCCTTCCGGGTCCTGCCCGCCCCCTGGGCGACCCCCTGGGCCTTCGGGGCCTACGCCCTGGCCGCCCTGGGCCTGGGCCTGGCCGTGGTGCGCTGGCGGACCCGCTGGCTGACGGCCCACAACGAGGCCCTCCGGAACGAAATGCGCACCCTGGAGGGGCTCATCCCCGTCTGCTCCTACTGCAAGAAGATCCGCAACGATTCCGGTTCCTGGGACGAAATGGAGCACTTCCTGGCCCGGCGGAGCGGCGCGAGCTTCTCCCACGGGGTCTGCCCCGAGTGCCGGGACCAGGTCCGGTCCGAATTCCGGAAGGACTGA